TCCTCGTTGCCCGCCGCGGCGATCTGGAGCGAACCCTTGCTCTCCGCGTACTCCTGGGCGCGCTTGACGCCCTCGATGATGGCGGCCTGGTCGATGTTGTCCGGGCAGTTGAACTGCCACGGGTCCGTGTAGTAGCTGTTGTTGGTGACCTTGAATCCGTGGTCACCGGCCCACACGAAACCGCAGATGGTGTTCTCGGCGAAGAAGAACGACTTGCCGGGCTCGGCGACCCGGACCGCGGAGATCTTCACGCCCGGGGCCACACCGACGACGCCCTTGCCGTTCTTGGCGGCGGCGATGGTGCCGGCGACGTGCGTGCCGTGGGTGTCCACGTCACGCCAGGCGCCCGTGCGGGTGTCGGGCTTGCCGTAGGCGCAGGAGACCGAGTCGGCCGCGTTGAAGTTCGGGGCCAGGTCCTGGTGCTGGTCGTCCACACCGGTGTCCAGGATGCCGACCTTCACGGAGGACGAGCCGGGGTTGACGGCCCAGGCCTGGTCCGCCTTGATCTGACTCATGTCCGCGCGGACCGGCTCGCCCGCGGGGGTCGTGGACTGCGCCGGGTTGGCGGGCAGCGCCGGGTTGTAGGCGTCGGCCGGAACGTCCGAGGTACGGGTGGCGCCGACCTGCTGGACCCCGCTGACCCCGCGCATGGTGGACGCGAAGGAGGCGGAGGCGGAGTGGGCGACGATCACGCCGATGGCGTCGAAGTTCGAGAACACCGTGCCGCCGTTGGCCGCGACGGCCGAGCGGACGGCCGAGCTGTCACCGGGAGCCGTGATCACGAGGTAGGCACGGGTGCCGGCAACCCAGGTCGCACTCTGGGAAGCCGGGGCCGCGGCCCGGGAAGCCGGGGCGGGGGCCCCGGAGGAGGTCACGGGGGCGGTGCCGGCGAGCGCGGCGGGTGCCCCGAGGGTCAGTGCGGCGCCGAGGGCGGCGGCCAGCACGAGGGTACGTCGAGGTCGGCTGGATATGTGGGGTATCAATGCGTCCTCCGATGGGCCCGGTGGTGCTGGTGGTGCCTACCGGGCCGTACGAAACAAGTGGTGGACGCAAGATGTCAGACGCGTGCCCCGATATGGAAGTACCTTTTACCGCACGCCAGTTCTCGGAAGGTTGGCTGAAAAACGCCCTTGCCTCCGGGGTGTCGGTACCGGCCGGGCTGGGCACCGTGGGGGGAGAGCCCTGCCCGGCCGGTCCGGCGCGCGTACCGGCCCGTGCCGCTCTAGGCCGGTACGCCGTCTTTGTCCCCGGGGGTCTGTCCGGGCATCGGGGCGGACCGTGCGTCGTCGCGCCCGCCGCCGTCCCGGGCCTCGCCGTCCCCGGCCCCGCCGTGTCCGGACTCGCCGTCCCCGGCCCCGCCGTGTCCGTCGTCGGTCAGGCTCGCTTCGTCGAACGGCAGCCGCCCCGCGAGGACTTCGGCGGCCCGGCCGTGGTCGAACTCCTTCGTCCACGTCCCGATCAGTACGGTCGCCACCGCGTTCCCCGCGAAGTTCGTGAGCGCCCGTGCCTCGCTCATGAACCGGTCGATGCCCACGATCAGGCCGACGCCGTCGACGAGTTCGGGCCGGTGCGACTGGAGGCCGCCGGCCAGCGTGGCCAGGCCCGCGCCGGTCACCCCAGCGGCGCCCTTCGAAGCGATGATCATGAACAGCAGCAGCGAGATCTGCTCGCCCAGCGCCAGCGGCTTGCCCATCGCCTCGGCGATGAAGAGCGAGGACATCGTCAGGTAGATCGCGGTGCCGTCCAGGTTGAAGGAGTAGCCCGTCGGCACCGTGATCCCGACCACCGGCCGGGACACGCCCAGGTGCTCCATCTTCGCGATCAGCCGCGGCAGCGCCGACTCGGAGGAGGAGGTGGACAGGATCAGCAGGAACTCGCGCCCCAGGTAGCGCAGCAGCGCGAAGACGTTGACGCCCGTACACACCCGCAGCAGGGTGCCCAGGACCACGATCACGAAGAGCAGGCAGGTCGTGTAGAACCCGATCATGATGACCGCGAGGGACTTCAGCGCGTCGATGCCGGTCGCGCCGACCACCGCCGCCATCGCCCCGAACGCGCCCACCGGCGCCGCCCACATGATCATCGCGAGCACCCGGAAGACCAGCTTCTGTACGTGCCCGATCCCGCGCAGCACGGGCTCGCCCGCCGTCCCCAGGGCCTGCAGGGCGAACCCGCACAGCAGCGCCACCAGCAGCGTCTGGAGCACCTCGCCGCCGGTGAAGGCCGACACCAGCGTCTTCGGGATGATCCCGAGCAGGAAGTCCGCGGTGCTCTGCGCCCCGCCCGCCTTCGCCTGGGCCTCGCCCGCGCCCCGCACCGCCTCGGTCAGGTGCAGTCCGCTGCCCGGCTCCAGCAGATTGCCCACGAGCAGCCCGATGGCGAGCGCGACCGTGGACATCACCATGAAGTAGCCGAGCGCCAGCCCGCCCACCGCACCCACCTTGGCGGCCTTGCGCACCGAACCGACGCCCAGCACGATCGTGCAGAAGATGATGGGCGAGATCATCATTTTGATGAGGTTCACGAAGCCCGTGCCCAGGGGCTTCAGCTCGACGGCCGTACCGGGCGCGGCCAGGCCCGTCGCGATGCCGAGCAGCACCGCGATGATCACCGCGATGTAGAGATAGTGGGTCTTGTCGCGCTTGGCGGCCACGTCGCCTCCTGAAGATGAATACGTCCCGCGCCGACCATGGCCCACCCTGTGACCCCGGTCACCCTTGCGTTCATTGAGTTCACGGCCGGGTGCACACTGAGCGTCATGTTCCGTTTCCCCCGTCCGCGCAGCCTCGCGGGCCAGCTCTTCGCCATGCAGGTGGTGCTGGTCGCCGTGGTCGTCGCGGGATGCGCGGTCTTCGCCTACGCCACCGCGCGCCGTCAGGCCGAGGACGCGGCCGGCCGCCAGGCGGGCGCCGCGGCCCGGGCGGTGGCCGACTCGCCCTCCGTCCGGGAGGCGGTCGGCGGACCCGACCCCTCCGCCGCGCTCCAGCCCTACGCGGAGCGGGTGCGCAGCGACACCGGCGTGGACTTCGTGACGATCATGGCCCCGGACGGCCGCCGCTGGACCCACCCCGACCCGCGCCGGATCGGCGAGCGCTTCCTCGGGAACACCGCCCCCGCGCTGCGCGGCGAGACCTTCAGCGAGACCTACACCGGCACCCTCGGCCCCTCGATCCGGGTGGTCACCCCGGTCACCGACCACGGCCGGGTGACCGCCCTGGTCAGCGCCGGGATCACGGTCCGCGCCATCAGCGACCGGCTCGGCGGGCAGCTGGCCGCGCTGCTCTGGGTCGCGGCGGGCGCGCTCGCGCTCGGCGGCGCGGGAACGTACGTCGTCAACGCCCGGCTGCGCCGGCACACCCACGGGATGAACGCGGCCGAACTGAGCCGGATGCACGACTACCACCAGGCGGCGCTGCACGCCGTCCGCGAGGGCCTGCTGATGCTCGACGGACAGCGCAGGGTCACCCTCATCAATGACGCGGGCCGCGAACTGCTCGGCCTGCGCGGAGAGGTGCGCGGCCGGGCCGTGGACGGGCTGGGCCTGCCCGCACCGCTCACCGGCGCCCTCCTCGCCGACCGGCCCCGGGTGGACGAGGTGCACCTGAGCGCCGACCGGGTCCTGGTCGTCAACAGCTCACCGGTGGCGGGCGGCGGCCGGCACGGCACCGTCGTCACCCTGCGCGACCACACCGAACTCCAGTCGCTGACCGGGGAACTGGACCACGAGCGGGGCTTCACCGAGGCACTGCGCTCACAGGCCCACGAGGCGGCCAACCGGCTGCACACCGTGGTGTCCCTGATCGAACTCGGCCGCGCCGAGGAGGCGGTGGAGTTCGCGACCGCCGAACTGGAGCTGGCCCAGGCCCTCACCGACGAGGTGGTCACCGCCGTCGGCGAGCCCGTCCTGGTCGCCCTGCTGCTGGGCAAGGCGGCCCAGGCGCACGAACGCGGAGTGGAACTCGTGATCACCCCCGACAGCGGGCCGCTGGCCGCGGCCGACGCGGCGCCCCCGGCCCGTGACCTGGTCACGGTGCTGGGCAACCTCATCGACAACGCGGTGGACGCGCTGACGGGCACCCCGGGCGGACGGGTCCGCGTCACCGTCCGCCCCGGCGAAGGGGAACTGCTGCTGCGGGTGGCCGACAACGGGCCCGGGCTGCCCGCCGGAGCCGATGTGTTCCGGCGCGGCTGGTCCGGCAAGGGAGCGGGGCGCGGGCTCGGCCTCGCCCTCGTGCGCCAGGCCGCGCACCGGCACGGCGGCAGCGTGAGCGCCGCCGAAGTGAGCGGCGGGGGCGCGGAGTTCACCGTACGGCTGCCGCTCGCGGCAGGGGCGCGGACATGAGCGGCGAGGACGTGCGCGGCGAGGCGCCGCCGGTGCGGGTGCTGGTGGTCGAGGACGACCCCGTCGCCGCCGCCGCGCACGCGCTCTACGTCGGCCGGGTCCCCGGCTTCACCGCCGTTGCCGCGGTGCACTCCCTCGCGGAGGCGACCCGGGCCCTGGAACGGACCCGGGTCGATCTGCTGCTGCTCGACCTCGGCCTGCCCGACGGCAACGGGCTCCGCTTCGCCCGCGGACTGCGCGCCGCCGGGCACCCGGTGGACGTGATCGTGGTGACCTCGGCCCGGGACCTCGCGGTGGTCCGGGAGAGCGTCTCGCTCGGCGTCGTGCAATACGTGCTCAAGCCCTTCGCCTTCCCGACCCTGCGCGAACGGCTGCTGCGCTACGCCGAGTTCCGCGCCGCCGCCGGAGAGGCCGCGGGCCAGGACGACGTGGACCGGGCACTGGCCGCGCTGCGCCCGCCGCGCCCCGCCGAGCTGCCCAAGGGGCTGAGCGCACCCACCCTGGACCGGCTCGCCGCGCTGCTGCGGGCGGCGCCCGAGGGGCTGACGGCGGCCGGGGCGGCCGAGGCGGCGGGCACCTCCCGGATCACCGCCCGGCGCTACCTGGAGCACCTCGTGGACACCGGCCGGGCCGCCCGCGCGCCCCGGTACGGCCAGGTCGGCCGCCCCGAACTGCACTACCGCTGGACGACTTAGGCGTGGTGAAAGCGGCTCCGGCCGGGTCGTCAGACCCGGGCGGGCTCGGTGTCGAAGGTGTAGAACTTCCGGTGGTCGAGCATGTCCGCCGGGGTCACGTCGTTCCACGGCCGCATCACGTCGTGCAGGTCCACCACGTCCGGGGTGCCCGCGGCGGGCAGGTACGGCGACTGCGGGTGCCTGGCCTGCCACTCGGCCCAGAGCTTGTCGACGTAGGCGTGGTGCATCCAGAACACCGGGTCGTTGGGGGAGACCCCGGTGCCCATTTGGCCGCCCACCCACACGTGCACGCGGTTGTGCAGGTTGGCCCCGCGCCAGCCCTCCAGGTTGTTGCGGAAGCCGTTGGAGGCACTGTTCCAGGGGGCCGTGTCGTAGACCGGCAGGGCGAGCACGGAGTCCACCTCGGCCTTCGTCGGCAGCTCGGTGACGCCGGTGCCGAGCGCGCGGCGCAGGTAATTGCGGCTGTCGACGCGGACGTTGACCGGCCACTTCCCGGCGGCGTAGGCGAAGGGCCCGTCCAGGACCTGGCCGTCGCGCGCCCGGCCGGTGCCGCCGAGGAAGTCGGCGGCCCACAGCGAGGAGCGGGAGGTGCGGTCGGCCGTCCAGTCCCAGTAGGGGAGGGTCACGGCCGGGTCGACTCTGCGCAGGGCCGTCTCGAACTCGATGAGGAAGCGGCGGTGCCACGGCAGGAAGGAGGGGGAGCGGTGGCCCACCCGGTCGCTGCTGTCCGTGTCGGCCATGATGAAGCCGTTGTGGGTGGTGACGAACCGGTCGTAGACGCCGGTGCGCTTGAGTTCCACCAGCGCCGAGGTGAAGGCGCGCTTCTCGTCGGCGGTCAGGGTCGCCTGGTTCTTGCGCACGGCCATCACATGCCGCCCATCGGGACGAGGGGGGCGCCCTGGAGTTCGCGCACCGCGGCGCGGGCCACGGAGGGCAGGTCGGGGAAGGTCTCGTAGTGGTTGACGACGCTGATCCAGCTGGTGTCGGCGTTGCGCATCACGTGCAGTTCGGCGCCGTCTATCCGGACCGTCGGGGTCCCGGGGGAGTGGTGGCCGCCGTGGTGGCCGCCGCCCTGGGCGGGGGTTATCTCGATCCGGCGGCCCTGGTAGACCTCGTCGAGGGCGTCGCCCGTGCGGGGTGTGGGCACGGTCGCGGTGGCGGGGAGGGTGGCCGCGTGCGCGGTGGCGGCGAGGCCGAGGACGGTGAGTGCGCCGGCGGTGGTCCCGAGGGCCCGTCGGCGGGTGATCTGGTTCATGGGACGAAGGATGTTCACCGCGGTGCGGGCCGCCCAACCAGTGGGCCTGGAACAGGACATCTGCGGATAAGTTGTGTGGAAAACCAGATCGGTGATCTTCCCGTCCGAACCGTCTCCAGTGGCCCGAACGGGAAGATCGCCTGTTGAGACGATATGCGACCGCAAGATCTCCTGGCATATGTGACGACTATGTGAAGGGTCACACTGCGGAGTCGACCGGAAGCGGTGGGTCGACCTGACCTTCCGGATCCGCCCCGCCGACGTCCCGCCGGTACGGGGCAGCGCGACCTTATAGTCCCGATATGGCACTTCACGAGATGAAGGACGTACCCTCCGGAGCCGCCCGCACGGGGGACGGCCGCCCGGACATCGGCACAGACTTCGCCACCGACGTGTTCGCGTCCCCGCTCAGCGGCCAGGTACTGCCCAAGTACCGGATGCCGGAGGAGCACTCGCCCACCGAGGTCGTCTACTCCCTGCTCCACAACGAACTGCTGCTCGACGGCAACGCGGCCCAGAACCTGGCCACCTTCTGCACCACCTGGTCGGACGACGGCGCCCGCCGTCTGATGAGCGAGTGCATCGACAAGAACATGATCGACAAGGACGAGTACCCGCAGACCGCCGAGATCGAGGCGCGCTGCGTCAACATCCTCGCCGACCTGTGGAACGCCCCGCCCGGCGGCGCCGCGACCGGCTGCTCCACCACCGGCTCCAGCGAGGCCGCGATGCTCGGCGGGCTCGCCCTCAAATGGCGCTGGCGCGCCCGCCGCCGCGCCGAGGGCAAGCCGGCCGACCGCCCCAACCTGGTCTGCGGACCGGTGCAGATCTGCTGGGAGAAGTTCGCCCGCTACTTCGACGTGGAACTGCGCCAGGTGCCGCTGGAGCCCGGCGCCACCGGCCTGCTCCCCCATCAGCTCGCCACGTACGTCGACGAGAACACCATCGGGGTCGTCGCGATCCTCGGCGTCACCTACACCTGCGACTACGAGCCGGTCGCCGAGATCGCCGCCGCCCTCGACCGGATCCAGGCCGAACACGGCTGGGATGTCCCCGTCCACGTGGACGCGGCCAGCGGCGGCTTCGTCGCCCCCTTCCTGCACCCCGACGTGGTCTGGGACTTCCGCCTCACCCGGGTGGCCTCCGTCAACACCTCCGGCCACAAGTACGGGCTCGCGCCGCTGGGCGTCGGCTGGATCGTCTGGCGCACCGCCGACCTGCTGCCCGAGGAACTCGTCTTCAAGGTGGACTACCTCGGCGGCAACATGCCCACCTTCGCCCTCAACTTCTCCCGCCCCGGCGGCGAGATCATCGCCCAGTACTACCTGTTCCTGCGCCTGGGCCGGGGCGGCTACCGGCGCGTCCAGCAGGCCTGCGCCGACACCGCGGGCTACCTGGCCGGCGAGATCCGCGCCATGGGCCCCTTCACCCTCCTGTACGACGGCCAAGGCGGCCTCCCCGCCGTCTGCTACGCCCTCACCGACCCCGGATCCGCCGGCTTCACCCTCTACGACCTCTCCGACCGGCTGCGGATGCGCGGCTGGCAGGTGCCCTCCTATCCGCTGCCCGCCGACCGGGGCGAGACGGTCGTCCAGCGCGTCCTGATCCGGCACGGGGTGACCCGCGATCAGATCGCCCTGCTGGTCGGCGACCTGCGCAGGGCCGTGGACCACCTGACGAAGGCACCCCCGACCGCCGTGGCCGCCCCGCAGCCGGGCTTCCACCACTGAAGCGTGTCATCAGTGGCGTCCGCCGCCGCGCACGGATGAACTTGGCCGCCGCCCGGCGCGGGCTGCCCCGGTGCCGGGGGCGGCGGACGGACCGTGGGAGGCATGACCCGACTCCGCGTGCCCCGCATCCGCGTGCCCCGACTCCGTGCGACCGCGCTCGCCGCGCTCGCCGCCGCCCTCGTGCTGCCCGGTCCGGCGGCGGCCCCGGCCCTGGCGGGCGGCGGGCCCGGGCCCGGGTCGCCCGGACCCAGGTCCGCCACGCTCCGGGGCATCACCCCGCGGGTGCTGCCCGACCACGGACCGCCGGGCCGGGCCCCCGAGGTGTTCCGGGGCGAGGGCTTCGACGCGTGCGCGGCGCCCTCGGTCGCGGCCATGCGGGCCTGGTGGGACCACTCGCCGTACGGGGCCGTCGGCATCTACACCAGTGGCGGCCAGCGGCACTGTGCCCAGCCGCGGCTCACGGCCGACTGGGTCCGCCGGGTCCAGGCCATGGGCTGGCGGCTGGTCCCGGTCCACATCGGACGCCAGGCGCCCTGCACGTCGTACGCCCACAAGCCGAGCAGGATCGATCCGGCACGGGCGGTCGAACAGGGCCGCGCCGAAGCCGACGAAGCGCTCGCCGGACTCCGGGCGCTGGGCCTCGGCGGCGGCACCCCCGTGTACCTGGACATCGAGGCCTACCACTCCGGCGACCCGCGGTGCGCGCAGGCCGTGGTCGACTTCGCCAGCGGCTGGACCCAGCGCCTGCACCGGGCCGGGCACCGCGCGGGCTACTACTCCAGCCTCGGCTCCGGCCTCGCCGACCTGGCCGCCGCGGCCCGGGCGGGCACCTCGCCGCTGCCGGACGCGGTCTGGTACGCCCGCTGGGACCAGCGGGCGGACACGGCGGACAGCGGCGCCCTGGCCGCCGGGCTGTGGCAGGGCCACCGGCGGATCCACCAGTACCGCGGCAACGTACGGGAGACCCACGGCGGGGTGACCCTCACCATCGACCGCAACCTGATCGACGCCCCGGTCGCCACCCCCGCGGCGCGCTCCGGCGGCTGACCCGCGGTCTGCCTGGTTCGCAGCGGGGGCTCCGGCCGCTCAGGACGACCAGCGCATGCCCAGTTCCGACAGGGCCGCCCGCCGCTCCGGGGTCAGGCCCGCCGCCCGGGAGCGCTGGTTGGCGATCCAGGAGCCCAGCCGCAGCTCCTCCCCGCCGACCGGCTCGACATGGCCGCGCGGCACCCGCAGGTGGCCCTCCCGCTCCCGGAACCGGCGGGCGGCGGCCAGGTTCGCCGCCCACGCGTCGGCGTGCGCCCGGCGCGCCCGGGGGCGTTCGGACTCCTGCGCCGGACCCGTGCCCAGGGTGTGCTCCAGCAGCCAGCGCTGCGCCCCCGTCAGCCGGTCCCAGCCCAGGCGCTGTGCCCGCACCCACAGCCCCAGGTCCTCGCCCTGCACGTGCACCTCCCCGGGGGCCGGCGGCAGGGCGCCGCCCGCCTCCAGCCGGGCACGGGTCAGCCGGTAGGCCCGCTGCCAGGAGATGTCCCAGTCCGGACACCAGCCCGGGTCGATGTCCTCCAGGGCCTGGCGGCGCTCCGCCGACAGCTCCCCGGGGCCCTCGCGCCGGGCCGCGGCACGCTGGTTCTTGACCCAGATGCCGACCGGGTGCCCCTCCCAGGTGGCATCCACCGGCGGCAGCAGGTGCCCGTGCTCGGCGGCCCACGCGCGGGCCGCGGTGAGCCCCTCCTCGAAGGCCACGTCGAAGGCGCTCCACACCATGCCGAGCGCGTCCAGTTCCGCGGTCCGCTGCTTGCCGAGGGTGCCCCGGCGGTACGCGCGCCGCGCGTCCGAGATCCACTGCCCGAGCGGGAACCGGGCGAGCCCGGGCGGCCAGCCCTCCCCGCCCGCGGGCGCCTTGAACCCGAACGGCACCTTCAGGTCCCCGGCCGCGGCGGCGTAGATCCCGGCGGCCGCCAGCCCGCGCCGCCAGTGCTCGTGCTCAGGGTGCAGCACCCGCAACCGGATGAAGGCGGCCAGCAGCGCCGGATCGCGGGGCGTGGAGAAGCTCAGCAGCCCCTCGGGCCCGGTGCCCGCCGGGCCCCCCGCCCCGGCCGTCGCCGAGAGGCCAGGCGACCCGCTGGGCCGCTGCGGCTGGGCCAGTGCTTCCACGAGCCTGCTGTCGTGCGCCCGCAGTGCCTCCAGCAGCCGCGCCAGGCTCCCGTACGCCCGCGAGGTCAGCATCGTCTCCGGGGTCTCGCCCGGCCCCAGCAGCACCGGCACCACCAGCGAGGCGACCTTCCCCTCCCCGGGTCGGATCCGCAGGGCCCGGCCCACGGCCTGGACCAGGTCCGGCATCGAGTCCCGGACATCCGCCCAGAAGACGGAGTCGCACTCCTTGGTGTCGACCCCCTCGCCGAGCACCCGCACACTGCCGAGGAAGGCCTTCTCCGCGATCCGCTCGGCCGCGAAGGCGTCCAGCACCCGCCGCCGGTGCGCCGCCGGATGCTGCCCGCCCAGCCAGTCCGCCCACACCGTGCGGGGGTACACCGGGCGGGGGGTCCGGCTGGTCATCCGCAGCCGCGCGGCCACCGCGGGCAGCCCCGCCGCGAACGCCTCGGCCTCCCTCGTCAGGTGGTGGAAGACCAGGGTCCGCCGGAAGCCCTGATCGGCGGCGGCCTTGACCAGCGCGGTCTGCAGCGCCGCCAGCCGGGCCCCGCGCACCGCGTCCGAGCGCCCCTGCGGCCCCAGCAGCACCGCCGCCTGGAACTGCGGATCGCTGACGTCCACGCACACCACCCGGTACGGCGCGCAGATGCCCCGGTCGATGGCCTCGGACAGCGACAGGGTGTGGCAGCGGGCGCCGAACGGCCCGTCCGGGTCGTCCTCCATCGAGGCGACCAGCACCCCGCCGGGCACCCGGCCGGGGGCGGGGCGGGACTCCGCGGCCCCCGCCGCCTCGTCAGCGCTCTCGGGGTCCTGCCAGATGCGGGGCGTTGCGGTCATGTACAGCCTGCGGACGGCCGGGATCCGGGTGTTGTCGTGCACCACGGCCCAGGGCTTGCCGATCCGTCCGGACGTACGGTGGGCCTCGTCGACCACGATCAGGTCCCAGCCCGGCAGCCCGGCCAGGTGCGCCCGTTCGAGGATGCCGAGGCCGAGCGAGGCGTAGGTGGCGAAGACCGTGACCCGCGGCACCGGACGGCACCACTGCGCGATCCGCTCGGGATCGGTGGTGCTGGGCACGCCCGCCTCCGCCCCGCGCAGCGAGCACACGGCGAGGAAGCGCCCGGTGCGGCCGCCCTCGCGCCAGGCGGTGACGGTCTGCACCAGCAGGTCGAGCGAGGGCACCAGGACCAGCACCCGCCCGGCCCCCAGGGCCTCGGCGGAGCGGACGGCCACCAGCGACTTCCCGGAACCGGTGGCCATGATCACCTGGGTGCGCAGCCCGGCCTCGGGCACCCGCCTTCCCACGGGCAGCTCCAGTGCCCGCACGACGGCGTCGACGGCCTCGCGCTGATGCGGACGCAGGACCTTCCTCGCCATCCGCTGTTCTCCACTCGCCCCGTCTGATCAGCCCATTTGGCTCCAGTCACTATCCTGCCCCGAAATTGAAGCATTCAGTGCCCGCGCGGGGGGTGTCGTCGAGCGGTCCTTGAGCGAACGAGCGGTCCTTGAGTGGACGAGGGGCGCCGTCCGGGTCAGTGGGCGCCGAAGTCCTGGGTCCACCACGGCCCGCCCGCCCCCTGGCGCACGCCCACCCCGATGTCCTTGAAGGAGCAGTTGAGGATGTTCGCGCGGTGCCCCGGGCTCTTCATCCAGGAGTCCATGACCGCCGCGGGCGTCTGCTGGCCCATCGCGATGTTCTCGCCGTACGTCGACCAGCGGTACCCGGCGGCGGTGATCCGCTGCCCCGGGTCGGCCCCGTCGGGGTTGGTGTGCGCGAAGAAGTTCCGGTCCGCCATGTCGTCCGAGTGGTCCTGCGCGGCCGCGCGCAGCTGGGCGTCGTCCTTGAGGGGTCCGCAGCCGGCCGCCGACCGCTCGTTGTTGACCAGCGCGATCACCTGGGCCACGGTCCCCTGCGGCGCGGCGAGCGCCGGGCGCGGAGCCGAGGAACTCGGAGCGGGCTTCGCGCTCCCGCCCCCGCTCGCGGAAGCCGACGCCGAGGCCGAGGAGGAAGCCGAAGCGGAGGCCGAAGCGGAAGCCGACGGAGAGGGCGAGGCGGAAGCCGACGCCGAGGCCGAGGGAGAACCGGAAGCCGAGGCGGACGGCGTGGCCGCCCCGGCCGTGGAGAGCGCGGCCAGCGGCACGCCGGGAGCGGCGGCGGTCGTCCCGCTCTCGCCCGACCCCGGCAGCGCGTCAGCCAGGTACAGCGCCCCACCACCGGCGACACACAGGACGGCCACCCCGCCCGCGATGACCCTGCGGCGCGTGCGGCGCCGCTTGCGGGCGGCACCCCGGCCCGCGTCGCCGCGGGCACCGGCCGCGTGCGCCCCCGGGTCCTGCGCGGCGCCGGACGAGGAGGCGGCGTACGAGAAGGCGACCGGAACCGCGCTCGCCTCGTGGACCGCGGCCAGCACAGCCGCCGAGACCGGGACCAGGGCCAGCCCGGCCAGCAGTCCCTCCGCCGGGACCAGGCCGTTCCACAGGCCCGCGCAGCGCAGGCACTCGCGCGCGTGCCGGGCTATGCGCTTGCGCCACAGCGCGGACGGCCGCCCGTCCCAGCCGCCCGCCACCGCCCGCAGCGCCTCGCAGGGCGGCTGGGC
This is a stretch of genomic DNA from Streptomyces sp. NBC_00536. It encodes these proteins:
- a CDS encoding DUF1906 domain-containing protein, coding for MTRLRVPRIRVPRLRATALAALAAALVLPGPAAAPALAGGGPGPGSPGPRSATLRGITPRVLPDHGPPGRAPEVFRGEGFDACAAPSVAAMRAWWDHSPYGAVGIYTSGGQRHCAQPRLTADWVRRVQAMGWRLVPVHIGRQAPCTSYAHKPSRIDPARAVEQGRAEADEALAGLRALGLGGGTPVYLDIEAYHSGDPRCAQAVVDFASGWTQRLHRAGHRAGYYSSLGSGLADLAAAARAGTSPLPDAVWYARWDQRADTADSGALAAGLWQGHRRIHQYRGNVRETHGGVTLTIDRNLIDAPVATPAARSGG
- a CDS encoding DEAD/DEAH box helicase — encoded protein: MARKVLRPHQREAVDAVVRALELPVGRRVPEAGLRTQVIMATGSGKSLVAVRSAEALGAGRVLVLVPSLDLLVQTVTAWREGGRTGRFLAVCSLRGAEAGVPSTTDPERIAQWCRPVPRVTVFATYASLGLGILERAHLAGLPGWDLIVVDEAHRTSGRIGKPWAVVHDNTRIPAVRRLYMTATPRIWQDPESADEAAGAAESRPAPGRVPGGVLVASMEDDPDGPFGARCHTLSLSEAIDRGICAPYRVVCVDVSDPQFQAAVLLGPQGRSDAVRGARLAALQTALVKAAADQGFRRTLVFHHLTREAEAFAAGLPAVAARLRMTSRTPRPVYPRTVWADWLGGQHPAAHRRRVLDAFAAERIAEKAFLGSVRVLGEGVDTKECDSVFWADVRDSMPDLVQAVGRALRIRPGEGKVASLVVPVLLGPGETPETMLTSRAYGSLARLLEALRAHDSRLVEALAQPQRPSGSPGLSATAGAGGPAGTGPEGLLSFSTPRDPALLAAFIRLRVLHPEHEHWRRGLAAAGIYAAAAGDLKVPFGFKAPAGGEGWPPGLARFPLGQWISDARRAYRRGTLGKQRTAELDALGMVWSAFDVAFEEGLTAARAWAAEHGHLLPPVDATWEGHPVGIWVKNQRAAARREGPGELSAERRQALEDIDPGWCPDWDISWQRAYRLTRARLEAGGALPPAPGEVHVQGEDLGLWVRAQRLGWDRLTGAQRWLLEHTLGTGPAQESERPRARRAHADAWAANLAAARRFREREGHLRVPRGHVEPVGGEELRLGSWIANQRSRAAGLTPERRAALSELGMRWSS
- a CDS encoding sigma-70 family RNA polymerase sigma factor, translating into MSTQHTAALVSAARAGDQRAQDELVGAHLPLVYNIVGRALNGSVDVDDVVQDTMLRALDGLGGLRSDESFRSWLVAIAMNRVRAHWQARSTGPDASGLEAARELADPGADFVDLTVVQLNLTGQRRETARATRWLEPDDRALLSLWWLECAGELTREEVAAALELSPQHTAVRVQRMKAQLESARVVERALDAQPPCEALRAVAGGWDGRPSALWRKRIARHARECLRCAGLWNGLVPAEGLLAGLALVPVSAAVLAAVHEASAVPVAFSYAASSSGAAQDPGAHAAGARGDAGRGAARKRRRTRRRVIAGGVAVLCVAGGGALYLADALPGSGESGTTAAAPGVPLAALSTAGAATPSASASGSPSASASASASPSPSASASASASASSSASASASASGGGSAKPAPSSSAPRPALAAPQGTVAQVIALVNNERSAAGCGPLKDDAQLRAAAQDHSDDMADRNFFAHTNPDGADPGQRITAAGYRWSTYGENIAMGQQTPAAVMDSWMKSPGHRANILNCSFKDIGVGVRQGAGGPWWTQDFGAH